A genomic window from Chengkuizengella sediminis includes:
- a CDS encoding peroxiredoxin-like family protein — protein sequence MTLAQAIKQFQDENLKRVPQEVLEQVFQSIKELDESDHPKGLKVGDIAPDFTLKNAVGEEVHLYEELNKGPVILSFYRGEWCPYCNLEVRAYQQKINEITELGAQLFAISPEEPNYSLTLKEKHDLSFQVLSDIGSKISVDYKLTFQLPDYLKEVYKNVFQYDLVKRNNDVSWTLPIPATYIINSNKKIVAGFASAEYYKRMEPSEAIETLKKLN from the coding sequence ATGACATTAGCTCAAGCCATCAAACAATTCCAAGATGAAAATTTAAAGAGAGTCCCGCAAGAAGTATTAGAACAGGTTTTCCAATCTATAAAAGAATTAGATGAGTCAGATCATCCTAAAGGATTAAAAGTAGGTGACATTGCGCCAGATTTTACTTTGAAAAATGCAGTAGGAGAAGAGGTTCATCTTTATGAGGAACTAAATAAAGGGCCTGTTATATTAAGCTTTTACCGTGGTGAGTGGTGCCCATACTGTAACTTGGAAGTAAGAGCATATCAACAAAAAATAAATGAAATTACTGAACTAGGTGCTCAACTTTTTGCAATTAGTCCTGAAGAACCAAATTATTCATTAACCTTAAAAGAAAAACATGATTTATCTTTTCAAGTATTAAGCGATATTGGAAGTAAAATTTCTGTGGATTACAAATTAACGTTTCAGCTCCCTGATTATTTAAAAGAAGTGTATAAAAATGTATTTCAATACGACTTAGTAAAAAGAAATAATGATGTTAGTTGGACATTGCCAATACCAGCTACTTATATTATCAATTCAAATAAAAAAATTGTTGCAGGATTTGCTAGTGCAGAATATTACAAACGTATGGAACCGTCAGAAGCGATTGAAACTTTAAAAAAACTGAATTAA
- a CDS encoding YuiB family protein, giving the protein MNTEVDIIQLPILFALTFVLFFGIGFILNMLLKTTWFPVYVYILVVIPYMVYWLWEAGESLLTNITQYQITDYITFIGGLIGAILSGLTIKKLRSQGYKMF; this is encoded by the coding sequence ATGAACACCGAAGTTGATATTATTCAATTACCAATACTGTTTGCTTTAACGTTTGTTTTATTTTTTGGCATCGGTTTTATTTTAAACATGTTATTAAAAACAACCTGGTTTCCCGTTTATGTGTATATATTGGTTGTTATTCCTTACATGGTATATTGGTTATGGGAAGCTGGAGAATCACTACTTACTAATATAACTCAGTATCAAATTACCGATTACATCACATTCATTGGTGGTCTAATAGGTGCTATCCTAAGTGGATTAACCATTAAAAAATTAAGAAGTCAAGGATATAAAATGTTCTAA
- a CDS encoding NAD(P)/FAD-dependent oxidoreductase, giving the protein MSNLQHNNEIVDITVIGGGPAGMFAAFYGGMRHASVKIIESMPQLGGQLAALYPEKYIYDVAGFPKVRAQELIDNLKEQMKHFPTEVCLEEKVLQVEKKEERLFEITTNKSIHLTKAIIITGGIGAFEPRRLDLPNADQFEKKNLHYFVPDLSVYKDEKVVICGGGDSAVDWALMLEPIAKEVTIIHRRNKFRAHEHSVDNLMNSSVNVFTPKEISKLHGTDRIEKVTIKDCKTDEEFDLDVDTVIVNYGFISSLGPIAEWGLNIVKGSIVVDSRMETNIPGIFAAGDISTYPGKLKLIAVGFGEAPTAINNAKVYVDPDAKLSPGHSSNMKF; this is encoded by the coding sequence GTGTCAAATTTACAACATAATAATGAAATCGTTGATATTACCGTTATTGGTGGAGGACCTGCAGGAATGTTCGCTGCTTTTTATGGTGGTATGAGACATGCTTCTGTAAAAATTATAGAAAGCATGCCACAATTAGGTGGTCAATTAGCTGCATTATATCCTGAAAAATACATATATGATGTTGCTGGATTTCCTAAGGTAAGAGCTCAGGAGTTAATCGATAATTTAAAGGAACAAATGAAACACTTCCCCACAGAAGTTTGTTTAGAAGAAAAAGTATTACAAGTTGAAAAAAAAGAAGAGCGTTTATTTGAAATCACTACCAATAAATCTATACATTTAACAAAAGCTATCATCATTACAGGTGGAATAGGTGCTTTTGAACCTAGGAGACTAGATTTACCAAATGCAGATCAATTTGAAAAGAAGAACTTACATTATTTTGTTCCAGATCTAAGTGTATATAAAGATGAAAAAGTTGTAATTTGTGGAGGTGGTGACTCTGCAGTGGATTGGGCATTGATGTTAGAGCCCATCGCAAAGGAAGTAACGATCATCCATCGAAGAAATAAATTTAGAGCACATGAGCACAGTGTGGATAATTTAATGAATTCTTCAGTTAATGTGTTTACACCAAAAGAGATTAGTAAGCTTCATGGTACAGATAGAATTGAAAAAGTTACGATTAAGGATTGTAAAACAGATGAGGAATTTGACTTAGACGTAGATACAGTTATCGTAAACTATGGTTTTATCTCATCATTAGGTCCGATTGCTGAATGGGGTCTAAATATTGTAAAAGGGTCCATCGTTGTTGACTCAAGAATGGAAACAAATATACCAGGTATTTTTGCAGCAGGGGATATTTCAACATACCCAGGAAAACTAAAACTTATTGCTGTTGGATTTGGTGAAGCTCCAACTGCCATTAACAATGCAAAGGTATATGTTGATCCTGATGCAAAATTATCTCCAGGACATAGCAGTAATATGAAATTTTAA
- the hemQ gene encoding hydrogen peroxide-dependent heme synthase, with amino-acid sequence MSEAALTLEGWYALHDFRAMDWNAWKSLSPAERKQAEDEFLSFIQEWSDIEEKKQGSTAIYSIVGQKADFVMMHLRETLEEINELENAFNKTTLAQFTIPTYSYVSVVELSNYMAQGDGDPMQNPEIIARLKPTLPKANHLCFYPMNKRREGNDNWYMLSMEERRGMMRSHGMIGRQYAGKVKQIITGSVGFDDWEWGVTLFADDALQFKKLVYEMRFDEVSARFGEFGEFFVGNLLDQNKMSKMLEI; translated from the coding sequence ATGAGTGAAGCAGCTTTAACCTTAGAAGGTTGGTATGCATTACATGATTTTAGAGCAATGGATTGGAACGCTTGGAAAAGCCTATCTCCAGCAGAGAGAAAACAAGCTGAGGATGAGTTTCTTTCATTTATACAAGAGTGGTCTGATATAGAAGAAAAAAAACAAGGTAGTACTGCAATATATAGTATCGTTGGTCAAAAAGCGGATTTTGTTATGATGCACCTTCGTGAAACACTTGAAGAAATTAATGAATTAGAAAATGCATTTAATAAAACAACACTTGCTCAATTTACTATTCCAACGTACTCTTATGTTTCTGTAGTTGAATTAAGTAATTACATGGCTCAAGGTGACGGAGATCCAATGCAAAACCCTGAAATTATAGCCAGGTTAAAACCTACACTACCAAAAGCGAATCATTTATGTTTTTATCCAATGAATAAACGCCGTGAAGGTAATGATAATTGGTACATGTTAAGCATGGAAGAACGTCGTGGAATGATGAGAAGTCATGGAATGATTGGACGACAATATGCTGGAAAAGTAAAACAAATTATTACAGGTTCCGTAGGATTTGATGATTGGGAATGGGGAGTTACCTTGTTCGCTGATGATGCCTTGCAGTTTAAAAAGCTTGTATATGAAATGCGTTTTGATGAAGTAAGTGCTCGATTCGGTGAATTTGGAGAATTTTTTGTAGGTAATTTATTAGATCAGAATAAGATGTCAAAAATGTTAGAAATTTAA
- a CDS encoding alpha/beta fold hydrolase, with product MPFKQVNEVKLYYQVKGSGIPIIFIHPPLLTCSNFIYQTQQLSDEFEVITFDIRGHGLSQSSKEPLTFSLIADDIIQLLDFLKIKRCYICGYSTGGTIALEAMLTYPDRFFGGILISAMSEVSDFKLKRRIMMAIGLTSIRAKSFLAYVITRGNADMKPTFKQLYKEAKRGNVKNIKQYYKATLSYNCSSKLKYIQSPQLLIYGDQDKGFHKYANILHKELPNNEIHFLEGKTHQIPTKSALHMNHLITNWIENHQKDLCKQNEDIAHLDFCNMIKESENGLDNFH from the coding sequence ATGCCTTTTAAACAAGTAAATGAAGTTAAACTTTATTATCAAGTGAAGGGTTCAGGTATACCTATCATATTCATTCACCCTCCTTTGCTTACTTGTTCGAACTTTATTTATCAAACACAACAATTATCCGATGAATTTGAAGTTATTACGTTTGATATTAGAGGTCATGGTTTAAGTCAATCATCAAAGGAACCTCTTACCTTTTCTCTGATTGCTGATGATATAATACAACTTTTGGATTTTTTGAAAATAAAACGATGTTATATCTGTGGATATTCAACAGGAGGTACTATAGCATTGGAAGCCATGTTAACTTATCCAGACCGTTTTTTTGGAGGAATATTAATTAGTGCTATGTCTGAGGTAAGTGATTTTAAATTAAAGAGAAGAATTATGATGGCTATTGGTTTAACTTCGATAAGAGCTAAAAGTTTCCTTGCTTATGTGATTACTCGTGGGAATGCAGATATGAAACCTACATTTAAACAGTTATATAAAGAAGCAAAAAGAGGAAATGTTAAAAATATAAAACAGTATTATAAAGCTACACTTTCTTATAATTGTTCCTCTAAATTGAAATATATACAATCTCCCCAATTATTAATTTATGGTGATCAAGATAAAGGATTTCATAAATATGCCAATATCTTACACAAAGAATTGCCTAACAATGAAATTCATTTTCTAGAGGGAAAAACACATCAAATCCCAACTAAATCAGCACTGCATATGAATCATTTAATTACAAACTGGATTGAAAACCATCAAAAAGATTTGTGTAAACAAAATGAAGATATAGCTCATTTAGATTTCTGCAATATGATAAAAGAATCAGAGAATGGATTGGATAATTTCCACTGA
- a CDS encoding sporulation histidine kinase inhibitor Sda has protein sequence MKLLSDEKLLKTYALSLKLKLDQDFIQLLLEECNRRGLKVKDEEYKTEIKESSVLYSIQCA, from the coding sequence ATGAAGTTACTTAGTGATGAAAAATTATTGAAAACGTATGCTTTGTCCTTAAAATTAAAATTAGATCAAGATTTTATTCAATTATTGTTAGAAGAATGTAATAGAAGAGGTTTAAAGGTTAAGGATGAAGAGTATAAAACTGAAATCAAAGAAAGTAGTGTTTTATACTCTATTCAATGTGCTTAA
- the erpA gene encoding iron-sulfur cluster insertion protein ErpA produces the protein MINITNTALEKINEMLAAEDSSDLFLRIGVKSGGCSGFSYGMGFDNEQAENDKVLDIQGLKVVVDEDSQQYLNGLNVDYKESAMGGGFTIDNPNASATCGCGSSFRTDSDAGQPSEC, from the coding sequence ATGATTAATATCACAAATACAGCATTAGAAAAAATAAATGAAATGTTAGCTGCTGAGGATTCATCCGATTTATTTTTACGAATAGGTGTTAAGTCAGGAGGATGCAGCGGTTTCTCATATGGCATGGGTTTTGATAATGAGCAGGCTGAGAATGACAAAGTACTAGACATTCAAGGACTTAAGGTTGTAGTTGATGAGGATAGCCAACAATATTTAAATGGTTTAAATGTAGACTATAAAGAGTCAGCTATGGGCGGAGGATTTACAATTGATAATCCGAATGCATCAGCAACTTGTGGTTGTGGAAGTTCATTTAGAACAGACTCAGATGCAGGACAGCCAAGTGAATGTTAA
- a CDS encoding NAD(P)/FAD-dependent oxidoreductase, producing MSQIPRIVIIGAGYGGVVTSIRLQKELNYNEADVTLINKHDYHYITTHLHMPAAGTDDPKNARVDISKLIDEFKVDFIKSTVVDINTDEKKVILEDGSVSYDYLVIGLGGEPETFGIPGLKEYALSIRSINSVNYIREHIEYMFAKFKNDESRTDYLTFVVGGSGFTGIEFVGELADRLPKLCNDFNVDPSLVRIVNVEAAPTALPGFDPELVKYAMDLLTEKGVEFMISTPIKECTPDGVILASGEEIKSQTVVWTGGIRGNSLVENAGFEGVRGRIKVDEYLRAPGFDDVFIIGDCSVMFKEDGKPFPPTAQIAMQQGVACAYNLAASIRGEKLKTFTPEIKGTVASLGKGEAIGVVGEKKIKGYTAAIMKKMIDIRYLYIIGGIPLVLKKTRL from the coding sequence ATGAGTCAAATACCAAGAATAGTCATTATTGGTGCAGGTTACGGAGGGGTTGTAACATCTATTCGTTTACAGAAAGAATTAAACTATAACGAAGCAGATGTTACTTTAATAAATAAGCATGATTATCACTATATTACTACTCATTTGCATATGCCTGCAGCGGGTACGGATGATCCTAAGAATGCAAGAGTGGATATTTCTAAATTAATTGATGAATTTAAAGTGGATTTTATTAAATCTACAGTGGTTGATATTAACACTGATGAAAAGAAAGTGATCTTGGAAGATGGTTCAGTTTCTTATGATTATTTAGTTATTGGACTAGGAGGAGAACCAGAAACGTTCGGAATTCCAGGACTTAAAGAGTATGCGCTTAGTATTCGCAGTATAAATAGTGTGAACTATATCCGTGAGCACATAGAATATATGTTTGCAAAATTTAAAAATGATGAAAGTCGTACAGATTATTTAACTTTTGTAGTAGGTGGATCTGGATTTACAGGAATCGAATTTGTTGGGGAATTAGCTGATCGACTTCCGAAATTGTGTAATGATTTTAATGTTGATCCTAGTTTGGTCAGAATCGTGAATGTAGAAGCGGCTCCAACAGCTTTGCCTGGTTTTGATCCAGAATTAGTTAAATATGCAATGGATTTGCTTACTGAAAAAGGTGTTGAGTTTATGATTTCAACTCCAATAAAAGAATGTACTCCTGATGGTGTTATTTTAGCTAGCGGAGAAGAAATTAAATCTCAAACTGTGGTTTGGACTGGCGGAATACGTGGTAACAGCTTAGTAGAAAATGCAGGGTTTGAAGGAGTAAGAGGTCGTATAAAGGTTGATGAATATTTAAGAGCACCAGGTTTTGACGACGTATTTATCATTGGTGACTGTTCTGTAATGTTCAAAGAAGATGGAAAACCATTTCCACCAACTGCTCAAATTGCAATGCAGCAAGGCGTAGCTTGTGCTTATAATTTAGCAGCCAGCATTAGAGGAGAGAAATTAAAAACATTTACACCAGAAATCAAAGGAACAGTTGCATCATTAGGTAAAGGTGAAGCCATTGGGGTAGTGGGAGAGAAGAAAATAAAGGGTTATACAGCTGCTATTATGAAAAAAATGATAGATATTCGTTATTTATACATCATTGGCGGAATACCACTTGTTTTGAAGAAAACACGTTTATAA